A single window of Archangium gephyra DNA harbors:
- a CDS encoding M1 family aminopeptidase: MLSIALFELRQRLKLLSTWVYFGVFLALAFLAMNASGGAFKTVMMGGSVGGKVLANSPYMLNSLLTLLGFAGVIVTGGVMGQAVYQDFAHGTHTLFFTAPISRARYLLGRFLGAFLTLVLIFSSIGLGARLGAAMPYLEPSLIGPTVPGSYLRPYLVGILPNLFFTGALFFGMAALTRRILPVYVTSVVLLVGYLMSGRLLSEFDTKWIAALVDPFGMNAMRLVTEYWTPAEKNTLLVPLEGWFLLNRITWVGLGAAMLGYTLLRFQRTHALAGGRVEAPAETEAPRAPLTALSVTRDFRDGTFLRMLPRLAWLDLKETVKNIYFLVMVLAGIIMVFGASRTLGVMFGTPVYPVTYLVLELVGGGFGLFHVIIITFYSGELIWRERDARMNQLSDSLPVPGWLPFLSKLLALMGVQVLLNAVLLVCGVLVQLFNGYTHLELGLYVTELFGYRLLDLWLLCMLAVLVHVLVDNKYLGHFTMVLYLLASTFASALGFEHGLYNYGSAPNPTYSDMNGYGPFVAQMVWFRVYWALVAVALAFVSHLFWVRGTEGDARWRVKLAGARASLPVRVGLALSVVGTMAVGGFVFYNTNRLNTFRTENEELTRSADYEKKYKPLAKVAQPRIVSAKVQVDLFPEEPRMRARGTFGLVNKTAEPVKTVYVNLPEDLKVYRLVVAGVESASEQDTRLGFSTYTLPTPLAPGASAELQFELGLEPRGFRNKGAETSLVENGTFLHSTLFPRLGYVDDFELQDDEARKKQGLAPRERMADVNDLEARRNTYIASDSDWITFEATVSTSPDQLAMAPGYLQREWTENGRRYFHYTMDSPILNFYSFLSARYAVKRDTWNGVAIEVLHHPSHTYNVERMIQGVKDSLEYYTKNFGPYQHRQVRILEFPRYGTFAQAFPNTIPYSEGIGFIAKVDLEDPKDVDYPYYVTAHEVAHQWWAHQVIGGNVQGSTLMSETLSQYSALMVMKKKYGEARMGRFLRYELDGYLRGRAFERKKESPLLLVEGQQYIHYNKGSLVMYALQDYIGEDNLNRALAAYRQKVAFQQPPFTNSPELLAELRAVTPEHLQYVLHDFFERITLYENRALKATYTEVAGGKFEVKVTAKARKLEASGTGAESELKLADWVDVGVLDEDGKPLYLEKVQVTKEDVEFTALVDQRPARAGLDPLNKLIDRKPDDNTVAVEKL, from the coding sequence ATGCTCTCCATCGCGCTCTTCGAGCTGCGCCAGCGGCTCAAGCTGCTGTCCACCTGGGTCTACTTCGGCGTCTTCCTCGCGCTCGCCTTCCTCGCGATGAACGCCTCGGGAGGCGCCTTCAAGACCGTCATGATGGGCGGGAGTGTCGGCGGCAAGGTGCTCGCCAACTCGCCCTACATGCTGAACTCCCTGCTCACCCTGTTGGGCTTCGCCGGAGTCATCGTCACCGGTGGGGTGATGGGCCAGGCCGTCTACCAGGACTTCGCCCACGGCACGCACACCCTCTTCTTCACCGCCCCCATCTCGCGCGCCCGCTACCTGCTCGGCCGCTTCCTCGGGGCCTTCCTCACGCTCGTCCTCATCTTCTCGAGCATCGGCCTGGGGGCCCGCCTTGGCGCCGCCATGCCCTACCTGGAGCCGAGCCTCATCGGCCCCACCGTGCCGGGCTCGTACCTGCGGCCCTACCTCGTCGGCATCCTGCCCAACCTCTTCTTCACCGGGGCGCTCTTCTTCGGGATGGCCGCGCTCACCCGCCGCATCCTCCCCGTCTACGTCACCAGCGTGGTGCTGCTCGTGGGCTACCTCATGAGCGGCCGTCTGTTGAGCGAGTTCGACACCAAGTGGATCGCCGCGCTGGTGGACCCGTTCGGCATGAACGCGATGCGGCTGGTGACGGAGTACTGGACGCCCGCGGAGAAGAACACCCTCCTGGTTCCGCTCGAGGGCTGGTTCCTCCTCAACCGCATCACCTGGGTGGGCCTGGGCGCCGCCATGCTCGGCTACACCCTGTTGCGCTTCCAGCGCACCCACGCGCTGGCGGGAGGCCGCGTGGAGGCCCCTGCCGAGACCGAGGCGCCCCGGGCACCGCTCACGGCCCTCTCCGTCACGCGCGACTTCCGGGACGGCACCTTCCTGCGGATGCTCCCGCGCCTGGCGTGGCTGGACCTGAAGGAGACGGTGAAGAACATCTACTTCCTGGTGATGGTGCTGGCCGGCATCATCATGGTGTTCGGCGCCTCGCGCACGCTCGGCGTCATGTTCGGCACCCCGGTCTACCCGGTGACGTACCTGGTGTTGGAGCTGGTGGGCGGCGGCTTCGGCCTCTTCCACGTCATCATCATCACCTTCTATTCGGGCGAGCTCATCTGGCGCGAGCGCGACGCGCGCATGAACCAGCTCTCGGACTCGCTGCCCGTGCCCGGGTGGCTGCCCTTCCTCTCCAAGCTGCTGGCGCTGATGGGCGTGCAGGTGCTGCTCAACGCGGTGCTGCTCGTCTGCGGCGTGCTGGTGCAGCTCTTCAACGGCTATACCCACCTGGAGCTCGGCCTCTACGTCACGGAGCTCTTCGGCTACCGGCTGCTGGACCTGTGGCTGCTGTGCATGCTGGCGGTGCTCGTCCACGTGCTGGTGGACAACAAGTACCTGGGCCACTTCACGATGGTGCTCTACCTGCTGGCGAGCACCTTCGCCTCGGCGCTGGGCTTCGAGCACGGCCTGTACAACTACGGGAGCGCGCCCAACCCCACGTACTCGGACATGAATGGCTACGGGCCCTTCGTGGCGCAGATGGTGTGGTTCCGCGTGTACTGGGCGCTCGTGGCGGTGGCGCTGGCCTTCGTCTCGCACCTGTTCTGGGTGCGGGGCACGGAGGGGGATGCCCGGTGGCGGGTGAAGCTGGCCGGCGCGCGGGCCTCGCTGCCGGTGCGGGTGGGCCTGGCGCTGTCCGTGGTGGGCACCATGGCCGTGGGCGGCTTCGTCTTCTACAACACCAACCGCCTGAACACCTTCCGGACGGAGAACGAGGAGCTGACGCGGTCCGCCGACTACGAGAAGAAGTACAAGCCGCTCGCGAAGGTGGCGCAGCCGCGCATCGTCTCGGCGAAGGTGCAGGTGGACCTCTTCCCCGAGGAGCCGCGCATGCGGGCCCGGGGCACCTTCGGGCTCGTCAACAAGACGGCAGAGCCGGTGAAGACGGTGTACGTCAACCTGCCCGAGGACTTGAAGGTGTACCGGCTGGTGGTGGCGGGCGTGGAGTCCGCGTCCGAGCAGGACACGCGGCTGGGCTTCTCCACGTACACGCTGCCCACGCCGCTGGCGCCGGGGGCCTCGGCCGAGCTCCAGTTCGAGCTGGGCCTGGAGCCGCGCGGCTTCCGCAACAAGGGCGCGGAGACGTCGCTCGTGGAGAACGGCACCTTCCTGCACAGCACGCTGTTTCCGCGGCTGGGCTACGTGGATGACTTCGAGCTCCAGGACGACGAGGCGCGCAAGAAGCAGGGGCTCGCGCCCAGGGAGCGCATGGCGGACGTGAACGACCTGGAGGCCCGGCGCAACACGTACATCGCCTCGGACTCGGATTGGATCACCTTCGAGGCCACGGTGAGCACCTCGCCGGATCAGCTCGCCATGGCGCCCGGCTACCTCCAGCGCGAGTGGACGGAGAACGGGCGGCGCTACTTCCACTACACGATGGACAGCCCCATCCTGAACTTCTACTCGTTTCTCTCCGCGCGCTACGCGGTGAAGCGCGACACGTGGAACGGCGTGGCCATCGAGGTGCTCCACCACCCGTCCCACACGTACAACGTCGAGCGGATGATCCAGGGCGTGAAGGACTCGCTGGAGTACTACACGAAGAACTTCGGGCCCTATCAGCACCGGCAGGTGCGCATCCTCGAGTTCCCCCGGTACGGCACCTTCGCCCAGGCCTTCCCCAACACCATTCCGTACTCGGAGGGCATCGGCTTCATCGCGAAGGTGGACCTGGAGGACCCCAAGGACGTGGACTACCCCTACTACGTGACGGCCCACGAGGTGGCGCACCAGTGGTGGGCCCACCAGGTCATCGGCGGCAACGTGCAGGGCTCCACGCTCATGTCCGAGACGCTCTCGCAGTACTCGGCGCTGATGGTGATGAAGAAGAAGTACGGCGAGGCGCGCATGGGCCGCTTCCTGCGCTACGAGCTGGATGGCTACCTGCGCGGGCGCGCCTTCGAGCGCAAGAAGGAGTCGCCGCTGCTGCTCGTGGAGGGCCAGCAGTACATCCACTACAACAAGGGCAGCCTGGTGATGTACGCGCTGCAGGACTACATCGGCGAGGACAACCTCAACCGCGCCCTGGCCGCGTACCGGCAGAAGGTGGCCTTCCAGCAGCCGCCGTTCACCAACTCGCCGGAGCTGCTCGCCGAGCTGCGCGCGGTGACGCCCGAGCACCTGCAGTACGTGCTGCATGACTTCTTCGAGCGAATCACCCTGTACGAGAACCGGGCGCTCAAGGCGACGTACACCGAGGTGGCGGGCGGGAAGTTCGAGGTGAAGGTCACCGCGAAGGCGCGCAAGCTGGAGGCCAGCGGCACGGGCGCCGAGTCGGAGCTGAAGCTCGCGGACTGGGTGGACGTGGGCGTGCTCGACGAGGACGGCAAGCCGCTCTACCTGGAGAAGGTGCAGGTGACGAAGGAGGACGTGGAGTTCACCGCGCTGGTGGACCAGCGTCCGGCGAGGGCCGGCCTGGATCCGCTCAACAAGCTCATCGACCGCAAGCCGGATGACAACACGGTGGCGGTGGAGAAGCTCTGA
- a CDS encoding MBL fold metallo-hydrolase produces MKKPVSRIWKVLLGVLAGVVLFLALALTAVPVPERTGFGPSLTELRALATSTGEPLPTEFRRIVVGEGTMPEFALVAGRLLGTRAAVYQAHQVLYGDGRSVIVDAGSDEETLKRNMPGSHLQADNYARLQEVMRRADAIVLTHEHFDHSAGIAHSPYLEEVAPRAMLTEAQLHGRDAERAGFTPEVVGRLKPLRYEGMHLLRPGVVLIRAPGHTPGTQLVYVRLADGREFLLVGDIAWHQDNILLPRMHPRLVNWLLGEDGEAMANQLRYLHELRKATPELNLVVAHDAELMAGLLQRGLVQDGLR; encoded by the coding sequence ATGAAGAAACCAGTGAGCCGGATCTGGAAGGTGTTGCTCGGGGTGCTGGCGGGGGTGGTTCTGTTCCTCGCCCTCGCACTCACCGCGGTGCCGGTCCCCGAGCGCACCGGCTTCGGCCCATCGCTCACGGAGTTGCGAGCGCTCGCCACGTCGACGGGCGAGCCGCTGCCCACGGAGTTCCGCCGCATCGTGGTGGGCGAGGGGACGATGCCGGAGTTCGCCCTGGTGGCGGGGCGGTTGCTCGGGACGCGTGCGGCCGTGTACCAGGCGCACCAGGTCCTCTACGGCGATGGGCGGAGCGTCATCGTCGATGCCGGGAGTGACGAGGAGACGCTGAAGCGCAACATGCCCGGCTCCCACCTCCAGGCGGACAACTACGCCCGGCTCCAGGAGGTGATGCGCCGCGCCGACGCCATCGTCCTCACGCACGAGCACTTCGACCACAGCGCGGGCATCGCGCACTCGCCGTACCTGGAGGAGGTCGCTCCACGGGCGATGCTGACGGAGGCCCAGCTCCACGGGCGCGACGCCGAGCGCGCCGGCTTCACCCCGGAGGTGGTGGGCCGCTTGAAGCCGCTGCGTTACGAGGGGATGCACCTGCTGCGGCCGGGCGTCGTGCTCATCCGGGCGCCGGGCCACACACCGGGGACGCAGCTGGTCTACGTGCGGCTGGCGGACGGCCGGGAGTTCCTCCTGGTGGGAGACATCGCCTGGCACCAGGACAACATCCTGCTGCCGCGCATGCACCCGAGGCTGGTGAACTGGCTGCTCGGCGAGGACGGCGAGGCGATGGCGAATCAGCTCCGCTACCTCCATGAGCTGCGGAAGGCCACGCCGGAGCTGAACCTCGTGGTGGCGCACGATGCGGAGCTGATGGCCGGGCTCCTCCAGCGCGGGCTGGTGCAGGACGGATTGCGGTAG
- a CDS encoding restriction endonuclease, translating to MEAGEERYVGWVRSMGRAALLDLWAQMQEGQGLEPWPPGRAFEYLILRAFQLEGAQVVWPYGGQWEQVDGAVYVDGLSCLVECKHWREPVDFSPIAKFKVRVDRRPPAALGLMFSVKGFTEPALREAYAQPLRNVLLWDGRDVSLALRGGMRAALGAKWRKAVEEAQVDYELKAEDLR from the coding sequence GTGGAAGCGGGGGAGGAGAGGTACGTCGGCTGGGTGCGGTCCATGGGGAGGGCCGCGCTGCTCGATCTGTGGGCACAGATGCAGGAGGGTCAGGGCCTCGAGCCCTGGCCGCCAGGAAGAGCTTTCGAATACCTCATCCTGCGTGCGTTCCAGCTCGAGGGCGCACAGGTCGTCTGGCCCTATGGGGGACAGTGGGAGCAGGTGGATGGGGCGGTCTACGTCGATGGGCTCTCGTGTCTGGTCGAGTGCAAGCACTGGCGCGAGCCTGTCGATTTCAGCCCGATCGCGAAGTTCAAGGTGCGGGTCGATCGGCGGCCCCCGGCCGCTCTGGGTTTGATGTTCAGCGTGAAGGGGTTCACTGAGCCCGCACTACGGGAGGCCTACGCGCAACCCTTGCGCAATGTCCTGCTGTGGGACGGCAGGGATGTGTCTCTGGCTTTGAGGGGCGGCATGCGTGCGGCCCTCGGGGCCAAATGGCGAAAGGCCGTGGAGGAAGCCCAGGTGGATTACGAGCTCAAGGCGGAGGATCTTCGATGA
- a CDS encoding M50 family metallopeptidase — translation MSTRALLACLVLAAAASLFLWQTVWLYPFRLLVTLMHESGHALAAWAVGSHVSSVTISPATGGLTYHSLTGSLWRELLIASGGYVGSSLAGALLLVAAGRMRSGRALLWGLVVWMVGVAVLWVPLLPPDPGAAHALATGSSRSDGLFTLGFIAGMGALLGLVAWKGPVWLRRGLVVWIAALSCLLALQDIKGLFGYGLEVGVSDAHAMAQLTYLPAPFWAAVWMVASLAAMWLGLRSIIRRRRLAASRGPVMAGRLSMR, via the coding sequence ATGTCCACCCGCGCGCTGCTGGCGTGCCTGGTGCTCGCCGCCGCGGCCAGCCTCTTCCTCTGGCAGACGGTATGGCTGTACCCCTTCCGGCTGCTGGTCACGCTCATGCACGAGAGCGGACACGCCCTCGCGGCCTGGGCCGTGGGCTCCCACGTGAGCAGCGTCACCATCAGCCCGGCCACGGGCGGGCTCACCTACCACTCGCTCACCGGCTCGCTCTGGAGGGAGCTGCTCATCGCCTCGGGCGGTTACGTGGGCTCCTCGCTGGCCGGGGCCCTGCTGCTGGTGGCCGCCGGCCGCATGCGCAGCGGACGTGCGCTGCTGTGGGGGCTGGTGGTCTGGATGGTGGGCGTGGCCGTGCTGTGGGTACCGCTGCTGCCACCGGATCCGGGAGCCGCCCACGCGCTCGCCACCGGCTCGTCGCGCTCGGACGGACTCTTCACGCTCGGCTTCATCGCCGGCATGGGGGCGCTGCTCGGACTGGTGGCCTGGAAGGGGCCGGTGTGGCTGCGGCGCGGGCTCGTCGTGTGGATCGCCGCGCTCTCGTGCCTCCTGGCACTGCAGGACATCAAGGGCCTGTTCGGCTACGGCCTGGAGGTGGGTGTCTCCGACGCGCACGCCATGGCGCAGCTCACCTACCTGCCCGCGCCCTTCTGGGCGGCGGTGTGGATGGTGGCGTCGCTCGCGGCCATGTGGCTGGGGTTGCGCTCCATCATCCGGCGCCGGCGGCTGGCGGCCTCCCGCGGCCCCGTGATGGCCGGACGCCTGTCCATGCGTTAG
- a CDS encoding alpha/beta hydrolase family protein gives MESFQHGAVTIALVIRVPPPCEHTVCPVIVFYNGACAPLRYHWRPEFFLRAGFIFVEPHIRGDRCDEAWADADNGPRKPEAQTDIEACGEFVRTRFSRDGTAPKVGILGWSYGGNQALVGMTRFAGTYDAGFALAAKTDLYSFFKNAPEDLRKARAREYGDPGTEPELLQAISPITYVDRLQGPLALMLGGRDPKVSLSDADAFVRKARAHHREVSLMIVPEHGHLTEQPREIVFEHAHVIQFFSDSWGSPVELH, from the coding sequence GTGGAGTCCTTCCAGCATGGCGCGGTGACGATTGCGCTCGTCATCCGCGTTCCGCCGCCCTGTGAGCACACCGTCTGCCCCGTCATCGTCTTCTACAACGGGGCGTGTGCACCGCTCCGCTACCACTGGAGGCCGGAGTTCTTCCTGCGGGCCGGCTTCATCTTCGTCGAGCCCCACATCCGGGGAGACCGCTGCGACGAGGCGTGGGCGGACGCGGACAACGGCCCCCGGAAGCCCGAGGCCCAGACGGACATCGAGGCCTGCGGCGAATTCGTCCGGACGCGCTTCAGCCGGGACGGCACGGCCCCGAAGGTGGGCATCCTCGGTTGGAGTTATGGCGGCAACCAGGCGCTCGTCGGAATGACCCGCTTCGCGGGAACGTACGACGCGGGCTTCGCCCTGGCCGCGAAGACGGACCTCTATTCCTTCTTCAAGAACGCACCGGAGGACCTGAGGAAGGCGAGAGCACGCGAGTACGGAGACCCCGGCACCGAGCCCGAACTGCTCCAGGCCATCTCCCCCATCACCTACGTGGACAGGCTCCAGGGGCCCCTCGCGCTCATGCTCGGAGGGCGGGATCCCAAGGTCTCCCTGTCGGATGCGGATGCGTTCGTCCGGAAGGCCAGGGCGCACCATCGGGAGGTCTCGCTGATGATTGTCCCCGAGCACGGCCACCTGACGGAGCAACCCCGGGAGATCGTCTTCGAGCACGCCCACGTGATTCAGTTCTTCTCGGACAGCTGGGGCAGTCCCGTGGAACTTCACTAG
- a CDS encoding class I SAM-dependent methyltransferase, with product MAPKTSKAETYAAQHRGGADHYATYFAGMDASMQQKVALTTAHFPTRGRVADMGSGSGRGTYDLACLYGGLELVGVDINPVSVDMATASYQRPNLRFVAGDIADPVFPPESLDGVLDSSVLHHVTSFNDFSLARLETCLDNQVRALRTGGVIIIRDFLVPDGPEEVWLDLPTTNGAAEGPVQGLSTAALFERFARDFRCSVNRAGPVPYTRLDSPHAGHVRYRLALRAANEFILRKDYRTDWDVELLEEYTYYSQAQFEAAFRRRGLRIVSSMPIRNPWIIANRYEGHFHLSGLDGRPLPYPPTNYLIVGEKVPPGAGVELREEHSEPLATPRFLSLSAWRHEETGRLWELVERPGRTMDVLPWFRQDGQVFVLAKKGFPRPIVNACADHPNLGGAELSGYVTEPLSAITHGGEAPDKAIARILQERAGLAADSIRALSEPARYFTSPGGVNERVSAWLVEVAPASNPPVPDYAPFTHSGSVRELDARQVLRACHVGGMVDARLELNIHRLLRHLGTSPGPWIGAPIQLTEQSGGPKWAEDALTPARRAVFSMYEDGAVGYLDLRTGTFSELEARGQVLASVPREYLVPREASRNTAVALPVVRTKEGIRVGLEHRELPAVQHFTGSATLAVTPAWRLARTLGDLSQVPAFITERLREEFSVKVRRTWELGGSYHATSGVTPELVWPFAVEVEADAACDSRLRWIPLEVLVGQLDAVQDAHLLVVAWRLAHALGVLG from the coding sequence ATGGCGCCCAAGACGAGCAAGGCCGAGACGTACGCCGCCCAGCACCGCGGCGGCGCGGACCACTACGCCACCTACTTCGCGGGCATGGATGCGTCCATGCAGCAGAAGGTGGCCCTCACCACCGCGCACTTCCCCACGCGCGGCCGGGTGGCGGACATGGGCAGCGGCTCGGGCCGCGGCACCTATGACCTGGCCTGTCTCTACGGCGGCCTGGAGCTGGTGGGCGTGGACATCAACCCCGTGTCCGTGGACATGGCCACCGCCTCCTACCAGCGCCCCAACCTGCGCTTCGTGGCCGGCGACATCGCCGACCCCGTCTTCCCTCCCGAGTCCCTGGATGGGGTGCTCGACTCGTCGGTGCTCCACCACGTCACCAGCTTCAATGACTTCTCGCTCGCCCGTCTGGAGACGTGTCTGGACAACCAGGTGCGCGCGCTGCGCACCGGCGGCGTCATCATCATCCGCGACTTCCTCGTCCCGGATGGCCCCGAGGAGGTGTGGCTGGATCTACCCACCACGAATGGGGCCGCCGAGGGTCCTGTCCAGGGTCTGTCCACCGCCGCGCTCTTCGAGCGCTTCGCGCGCGACTTCCGCTGCAGTGTCAACCGGGCGGGGCCGGTGCCGTATACGCGGCTGGACTCGCCCCACGCGGGGCATGTGCGCTACCGGCTCGCGCTGCGCGCCGCCAACGAGTTCATCCTCCGCAAGGACTACCGCACCGACTGGGACGTGGAGCTGCTCGAGGAGTACACCTATTACTCCCAGGCCCAGTTCGAGGCCGCCTTCCGGCGCCGGGGGCTGCGCATCGTCAGCTCGATGCCCATCCGCAACCCGTGGATCATCGCCAACCGCTACGAGGGCCACTTCCACCTGTCGGGGCTGGATGGGAGGCCGCTGCCGTACCCGCCCACCAACTACCTCATCGTGGGCGAGAAGGTGCCGCCCGGGGCGGGCGTCGAGCTGCGCGAGGAGCACAGCGAGCCGCTCGCGACGCCGCGTTTCCTGTCCCTGAGTGCCTGGCGCCACGAGGAGACCGGCCGCCTCTGGGAGCTGGTGGAGCGCCCGGGGCGGACGATGGATGTGCTGCCCTGGTTCCGCCAGGACGGCCAGGTGTTCGTGCTGGCCAAGAAGGGTTTTCCGCGGCCCATCGTCAACGCGTGCGCGGACCATCCCAACCTCGGGGGCGCGGAGCTCTCCGGCTACGTCACCGAGCCCCTCTCCGCCATCACCCATGGTGGCGAGGCCCCGGACAAGGCGATTGCCCGCATCCTTCAAGAGCGGGCCGGGCTCGCGGCCGACAGCATCCGCGCCCTGTCCGAGCCCGCGCGCTACTTCACCTCGCCCGGAGGGGTGAACGAGCGCGTGTCCGCCTGGCTGGTGGAGGTGGCTCCGGCCAGCAATCCGCCGGTGCCGGACTATGCCCCGTTCACCCACTCGGGCTCGGTGCGCGAGCTGGACGCGCGCCAGGTGCTCCGCGCCTGCCACGTGGGCGGCATGGTGGATGCCCGGTTGGAGCTCAACATCCATCGCCTGCTGCGCCACCTGGGCACCTCGCCCGGGCCGTGGATCGGCGCTCCCATCCAGCTCACCGAGCAGTCCGGTGGGCCGAAGTGGGCCGAGGATGCCCTGACGCCCGCGCGGCGCGCGGTGTTCTCGATGTACGAGGACGGGGCGGTGGGCTACCTGGACCTGCGCACCGGCACCTTCTCCGAGCTCGAGGCGCGGGGGCAGGTGCTGGCGAGCGTGCCGCGCGAGTACCTCGTGCCGCGCGAGGCCAGCCGCAACACCGCGGTGGCACTCCCGGTGGTGCGGACGAAGGAGGGCATCCGGGTGGGCCTCGAGCATCGGGAACTGCCGGCGGTGCAGCACTTCACGGGCAGCGCCACCCTCGCGGTGACACCGGCCTGGCGGCTGGCGCGGACGCTCGGTGACCTCAGTCAGGTGCCCGCCTTCATCACCGAGCGCCTGCGCGAGGAGTTCTCCGTCAAGGTGCGCCGCACCTGGGAGCTCGGTGGCTCGTACCATGCGACTTCGGGCGTCACCCCCGAGCTGGTCTGGCCCTTCGCCGTGGAGGTCGAGGCGGATGCGGCGTGCGACTCGCGCCTGCGCTGGATACCGCTGGAGGTGCTGGTGGGCCAGCTGGACGCGGTGCAGGACGCGCACCTGCTGGTGGTGGCCTGGCGGCTGGCGCACGCGCTGGGCGTGCTGGGGTGA